The following are from one region of the Nitrospirota bacterium genome:
- the frr gene encoding ribosome recycling factor has protein sequence MDAEIKKKIALRMKSAVENLKKEFASLRTGRASLALLDSILVDYYGIPTPVNQIATLGIPENRLITIQPWEPRIIGDIEKAILKSDLGLTPSNDGKIIRLPIPPLTEERRKQLVKLARKMAEDTRIAVRNIRRDGNEEVKRLEKDKKIAEDDSRKFHEEIQKITDAHIKDIDSLLSHKEAEIMEI, from the coding sequence ATGGATGCCGAGATAAAGAAAAAGATTGCCTTGAGGATGAAAAGTGCGGTGGAAAACCTTAAGAAAGAGTTCGCATCGCTGAGGACAGGAAGGGCATCATTAGCTCTTTTAGATAGCATCCTTGTTGACTACTATGGCATTCCAACACCTGTAAATCAAATTGCCACACTTGGCATTCCAGAAAACAGACTTATAACCATTCAACCGTGGGAGCCGAGGATTATAGGTGATATAGAAAAAGCTATACTGAAGTCTGATCTCGGTCTTACACCATCGAATGATGGCAAAATCATAAGGCTTCCGATTCCACCGCTGACTGAAGAGAGACGTAAGCAGTTAGTAAAACTGGCAAGGAAGATGGCAGAGGATACAAGGATTGCTGTAAGAAACATCAGAAGAGATGGCAATGAAGAGGTAAAAAGGCTTGAGAAAGATAAGAAGATAGCTGAAGATGACTCACGAAAATTTCATGAAGAAATACAGAAGATAACAGACGCCCACATAAAAGACATCGATTCTCTACTTTCACACAAAGAGGCTGAGATTATGGAGATATGA
- a CDS encoding glycosyltransferase family 2 protein yields MPHMVDISIVIPLKNEQNNVMALYRELTSALATQDKSYEIIMIDDGSTDQTFKILKEIHEKDKKVKVIRFKKNFGQTAALSAGFNLARGEIIITMDGDLQNDPNDIPLLLERLDEGYDIVSGWRYKRKDPFISRRLPSMVANYLISLITKVRLHDYGCTLKAFRKDVIKNINLYGEMHRFIPAIASWMGVSVTEIKVNHRPRIHGSSKYGISRTLRVFLDLLTVKFLLSYSTKPIHIFGLIGLIIGGIGFCFAVYLAFIKLVYGYNIGNRPLLLLAILLIIIGVQFITIGLLAEIQTRAYYELQRKPTYVIQEMLE; encoded by the coding sequence ATGCCTCACATGGTTGATATATCGATAGTAATACCATTAAAGAATGAGCAGAACAATGTAATGGCTCTTTACAGGGAATTGACCTCTGCGCTCGCCACCCAAGATAAGTCTTATGAAATCATAATGATAGATGATGGAAGTACCGATCAGACATTTAAGATTTTGAAGGAGATACACGAGAAGGATAAAAAGGTTAAGGTAATAAGATTCAAAAAGAACTTTGGTCAGACCGCTGCGCTCTCTGCAGGCTTTAACCTTGCCAGGGGTGAGATTATAATAACCATGGATGGCGACCTGCAGAACGATCCTAATGATATTCCTTTATTGCTTGAAAGGCTTGATGAAGGATATGACATCGTTAGTGGTTGGAGGTATAAAAGAAAAGATCCGTTTATTTCCAGGAGGCTTCCATCCATGGTTGCCAACTATCTGATTTCGTTGATAACAAAGGTTAGACTTCATGATTACGGCTGCACACTAAAGGCATTCAGAAAAGATGTTATAAAGAACATCAATCTTTATGGTGAGATGCATAGATTCATTCCAGCAATAGCAAGCTGGATGGGGGTTAGTGTTACTGAGATTAAAGTAAATCATCGTCCAAGGATTCATGGGAGTTCAAAATATGGTATATCGAGGACACTCAGGGTATTTCTTGATCTCTTAACTGTAAAGTTTCTTCTCAGTTATTCTACAAAGCCTATACATATATTTGGGCTGATAGGACTTATCATTGGTGGTATCGGGTTCTGTTTTGCGGTGTATTTAGCATTTATTAAACTCGTATATGGATACAATATAGGTAATCGCCCACTGCTATTGCTGGCTATATTACTTATTATTATTGGTGTGCAATTCATAACGATAGGTCTTTTAGCGGAAATCCAGACGAGGGCATATTATGAGTTACAGCGTAAACCAACATATGTGATCCAGGAGATGTTAGAATAA
- the pyrH gene encoding UMP kinase encodes MRSKYNRILLKLSGEVLIGETPYGIDPDVINSIAEEVKKVSSLGVEIAVVIGGGNIFRGLSASAKGMERTSADYMGMLATVMNALALQNALERLGITTRVQSAIEMKALAEPYIRRRAIRHLEKKRVVIFAAGTGNPYFTTDTAAALRAIEIGAEVILKGTKVDGVFSDDPISNPKAQRYDELTFFDVLKKKLKVMDSTAISLCMENNLPIIVFNLRKKGNIRRILEGKKLGTIVKSGK; translated from the coding sequence TTGAGATCTAAATATAATCGTATCCTCTTGAAATTAAGCGGTGAAGTGCTTATAGGCGAAACACCTTATGGGATTGACCCTGATGTCATAAATTCTATAGCTGAAGAAGTAAAGAAAGTTTCTTCACTTGGAGTTGAAATTGCAGTTGTAATTGGTGGAGGTAATATCTTCAGAGGTCTGTCTGCAAGCGCAAAGGGAATGGAAAGAACCTCCGCAGATTATATGGGGATGCTTGCAACAGTTATGAATGCCCTTGCACTTCAAAATGCACTCGAAAGACTCGGTATTACAACAAGGGTTCAGTCAGCAATAGAGATGAAGGCACTTGCAGAACCATATATAAGACGGAGGGCGATAAGACACCTTGAGAAGAAAAGGGTTGTTATCTTTGCTGCAGGAACCGGAAATCCTTATTTTACAACCGATACAGCAGCAGCCCTCAGGGCGATAGAGATAGGAGCAGAGGTAATTCTCAAAGGGACAAAGGTCGATGGGGTATTCAGCGATGATCCGATCAGTAATCCAAAGGCCCAAAGATATGATGAGCTCACATTCTTTGATGTTCTGAAGAAAAAACTAAAGGTTATGGATTCCACAGCTATTTCGCTATGTATGGAAAATAACCTTCCAATAATTGTGTTTAACCTGAGAAAGAAAGGGAATATAAGGAGGATATTAGAGGGTAAGAAGCTTGGGACGATAGTGAAAAGTGGAAAGTGA
- the argC gene encoding N-acetyl-gamma-glutamyl-phosphate reductase, translating into MLKVAVAGGSGYVGGELLRILISHKKVKIVTVTSERFRGRPIHEVYPNLKGLIDMDFQSADPETLSKSADLIFLALPHEASMDLGVDLWDQGKHVIDLSAIFRLKNITLYEEWYGIKHRRQDAAEKSVYGLTELNRKDLKDATLVANPGCYPTVSILAVAPLIEENIIDINEINIDAKSGVSGAGRKVEQSYLFSEINEGVYAYSVGRHRHTPEIEQELSKISGKDIRVSFIPHIIPMDRGILCTIYANLVKGYSTKELLTIYGKYYRGEPFIRMCEDGRYPYTKHVIGSNYCDIGIKVDERTGRVVVIAAIDNLVKGASGQAVQNMNVMFGFEEREGLMLAGVFP; encoded by the coding sequence TTGCTTAAAGTAGCGGTTGCAGGTGGTAGTGGATATGTTGGAGGTGAACTCCTCCGTATACTTATTTCTCACAAAAAGGTCAAGATTGTTACTGTAACATCTGAAAGATTCAGAGGAAGACCAATACATGAAGTTTACCCCAACCTTAAGGGATTGATTGATATGGATTTTCAATCTGCTGACCCTGAGACGCTGTCAAAATCAGCGGATTTAATATTCTTAGCCCTGCCACATGAGGCATCCATGGACTTAGGGGTGGACCTATGGGATCAAGGAAAACATGTTATAGACCTCTCGGCAATATTTAGATTAAAAAACATAACCCTTTATGAAGAGTGGTATGGGATTAAACACAGGAGACAGGATGCAGCAGAGAAGTCGGTTTACGGCTTGACAGAACTAAATAGAAAAGATTTAAAGGATGCCACATTAGTAGCGAACCCTGGATGTTATCCCACTGTCTCTATCCTTGCAGTTGCACCACTGATTGAAGAAAATATTATAGACATCAACGAGATAAATATTGATGCAAAATCAGGGGTATCAGGTGCTGGCAGAAAAGTAGAACAATCTTATCTTTTTTCTGAGATCAATGAAGGTGTATACGCCTATAGCGTCGGAAGACATAGACATACACCAGAGATAGAACAGGAGTTAAGTAAGATTTCCGGGAAAGATATAAGGGTTTCATTTATACCACACATTATTCCAATGGATAGGGGCATACTTTGCACCATATATGCCAATCTTGTTAAGGGGTATAGCACAAAAGAACTCCTCACAATTTATGGTAAATACTATAGAGGCGAACCATTTATTCGTATGTGTGAAGATGGACGTTATCCATATACAAAGCATGTGATAGGTTCAAATTATTGTGATATCGGGATAAAGGTAGATGAAAGGACAGGGCGTGTGGTGGTCATAGCTGCGATAGACAACCTTGTTAAAGGCGCATCAGGACAGGCTGTTCAGAATATGAATGTTATGTTTGGTTTTGAAGAGAGAGAAGGTCTTATGCTGGCAGGGGTTTTCCCATGA
- a CDS encoding lysylphosphatidylglycerol synthase transmembrane domain-containing protein, protein MSESTQKKKLSVTYWISSGISVIFLYLFLRKVDFNALINALKGANYIYLIPAIAINLSMYFIRAKRWQYLLEPIHNATIKNLFSSTVIGFAVNHLLPARIGEFVRAYALGEKEGISKSSAFATIVIERIFDGTLVILFLIVVLLFPPFSSDVTISKLKGAWVILLLIFGGGVLFLFLLKHYTLTASKIVKFILKPLPNRFSAKILLLIDSFVVGLDVLGKGRHLFIVFIYSIVLWLLGTLGIHILYPAFYIDGPSFIGSIFVLILIAIVVMIPSAPSYIGTFHFACASGLILLGVDSIIAKSFTLILWAINIIPSTLLGLFYIWRGRLSFKELKTYASHG, encoded by the coding sequence GTGTCAGAGTCTACACAAAAGAAGAAACTCTCTGTAACTTACTGGATCAGCTCAGGGATAAGTGTTATCTTTCTTTACCTTTTCTTAAGAAAAGTTGACTTTAACGCATTGATTAATGCACTCAAAGGCGCCAATTACATATACCTCATACCCGCGATAGCAATTAACCTCTCGATGTACTTTATCAGGGCAAAAAGGTGGCAATACCTCCTCGAGCCTATACATAATGCTACCATTAAAAATCTCTTTTCATCAACAGTGATAGGTTTTGCTGTGAATCATCTGTTACCCGCAAGGATAGGTGAGTTTGTGAGGGCATATGCGCTTGGAGAAAAGGAGGGAATAAGCAAAAGCTCTGCATTTGCGACGATTGTAATAGAGAGGATATTTGACGGGACTCTTGTGATTTTATTTTTAATCGTAGTACTGTTGTTTCCACCTTTCAGTTCTGATGTTACTATTTCAAAATTAAAAGGAGCATGGGTAATCCTTCTATTGATATTCGGAGGGGGGGTACTATTTCTTTTTCTCCTTAAACATTATACCCTCACAGCATCAAAGATTGTAAAGTTTATACTTAAACCTCTTCCCAATAGGTTTTCTGCAAAGATTCTCTTACTTATTGATTCTTTTGTTGTAGGTCTCGATGTTCTTGGTAAGGGGAGGCATCTCTTTATAGTCTTCATCTATTCTATTGTCTTATGGTTGTTAGGGACATTAGGCATACATATCCTCTATCCTGCATTTTACATTGATGGACCTTCATTCATTGGTTCTATATTTGTGCTGATATTGATCGCTATTGTAGTTATGATACCTTCTGCTCCAAGCTATATAGGGACATTCCATTTTGCATGTGCAAGCGGGCTTATCCTTTTAGGTGTTGATTCCATTATTGCCAAGAGTTTTACACTTATCTTATGGGCAATAAACATTATACCCAGTACCCTTTTAGGACTTTTTTACATCTGGAGGGGAAGGTTGAGCTTCAAGGAGCTAAAAACATATGCCTCACATGGTTGA
- a CDS encoding bifunctional ornithine acetyltransferase/N-acetylglutamate synthase, producing the protein MTKRFTIHDTRFKIKGFKASGIFSGIKRQKRKDLALIFSEVESSAAGMFTTNKIKAAPVRLCIERIKSGKGQAIVANSGNANACTGIQGYRDAIEMSRIAAENLGINRGGVYVSSTGVIGKPLPMEKIEAGIKKAVKKLSPEGFSDAAEAITTTDTFPKLAFEEVIIGGERVSILGIAKGSGMIHPKFALNPVSGACPDPEFDPELDSGQGSGVSGMATMLSFILSDAAIDATSLSYALKNAVESSFNKITVDGETSTNDTVIALSNGIAKNRPINQIFTEEFSLFQSALNNVTQSLARMLVKDGEGATRFIEILVDGASTLEDAENIAFSIANSPLVKTAFYGGDVNWGRIMVAIGNSGVDVYEERIDISFDDLKVVECGVRVSAFAEVEASKILKKERFRVTVDLNIGNSSVNIWTTDMSPDYIKMNASYRT; encoded by the coding sequence ATGACGAAGAGATTTACGATTCACGATACCCGATTCAAGATTAAGGGTTTTAAGGCATCAGGGATTTTCTCGGGTATAAAAAGGCAAAAGAGGAAAGATCTGGCTCTAATTTTCTCAGAGGTTGAATCTTCTGCTGCAGGTATGTTTACTACTAATAAGATAAAGGCTGCCCCTGTCCGTCTCTGCATAGAGAGGATTAAATCAGGAAAGGGACAGGCAATTGTCGCCAACAGTGGAAACGCAAATGCCTGCACAGGGATACAAGGATACAGAGATGCCATCGAGATGTCAAGAATTGCAGCAGAAAACCTCGGTATAAATCGAGGGGGTGTCTATGTATCATCTACAGGTGTTATTGGTAAACCACTACCAATGGAAAAAATAGAGGCTGGTATTAAAAAGGCTGTGAAGAAATTATCTCCAGAGGGTTTCAGTGATGCAGCGGAGGCGATAACTACTACAGATACATTTCCAAAACTTGCCTTCGAAGAGGTAATTATCGGGGGGGAAAGGGTTTCTATACTCGGTATTGCAAAGGGTTCTGGAATGATACATCCTAAGTTTGCCCTGAACCCTGTTTCAGGAGCCTGCCCTGACCCTGAATTTGATCCTGAACTTGATTCAGGACAAGGTTCAGGGGTTTCAGGGATGGCTACGATGCTTTCATTTATCCTTTCAGATGCTGCGATTGATGCAACAAGTCTAAGTTACGCTCTGAAAAACGCTGTAGAGTCATCGTTTAATAAGATTACTGTTGATGGCGAAACAAGCACAAATGACACAGTTATTGCATTATCAAATGGTATAGCAAAAAACAGGCCAATCAATCAAATATTTACAGAGGAGTTTTCCCTGTTTCAATCTGCACTTAACAATGTTACTCAGAGTTTAGCGAGGATGCTGGTGAAAGATGGTGAAGGCGCTACCAGGTTTATTGAGATATTGGTGGATGGTGCATCCACCTTAGAAGACGCTGAGAATATTGCATTTTCCATAGCAAATTCCCCACTCGTGAAGACTGCATTTTATGGTGGAGATGTAAACTGGGGAAGAATTATGGTAGCTATAGGTAACTCTGGCGTAGATGTATACGAGGAAAGAATAGATATTTCTTTTGACGATTTGAAGGTGGTAGAGTGTGGTGTAAGGGTTAGCGCCTTCGCTGAGGTAGAGGCATCAAAGATTTTAAAAAAAGAGCGTTTCAGGGTAACGGTAGACCTCAATATAGGCAATAGTTCAGTAAATATATGGACTACGGATATGAGTCCAGATTATATAAAAATGAATGCCTCATACCGAACCTGA
- a CDS encoding ATP-binding protein has product MKINLKKNTLQGKILLPFIFLSFLAIIVVVLFVGEILTHRMEESTTKEIISYKDTVEGFFRDKEKQAILYAELLADERRILKNYGGKQLMGLSHLGLFMQEGLKIYLEPLRYLKEGDTTQKELIKKGLSGELISGFIPKPQGDAIKLDFDVMAPIDRGEIIMVGFGFDDEYLKRIKKKIGNDIFILYGNRIVASTLKTPDEKKEIQKKITPELIDKVTKRGESVVERLFFEKKQYKAIFAPLKGNGVSKAIFGIVMSTNDLVLAKKKIIVNYIAISLSILVVLSLINYLIVKRSLRPLKRLSAMANRVARGDLSQRVNIESSDEIGIVASSFNNMVKSLIMEQETLNLTIKQMIRQEKFASIGEIAAGIAHEIGNSLAIIVSYSKLLLNRGYDEDTRECLNYIRDAATRMDRITKNLLMYAKPSYQQEPLDINKVIEDSISVVTFQYGETNTCRVEKKFSENLPQVMGNKGELQQVFINLFINSMQAMPDGGTISISTEQVDKDIVIEVIDTGEGIPQENIGRIFDPFFTTKPKGTGLGLSITQRIIENHKGEIMVCSELGKGASFIIRLPAAQ; this is encoded by the coding sequence ATGAAGATAAACCTAAAGAAAAACACACTTCAGGGGAAGATACTCTTACCTTTTATATTCCTGTCTTTTCTTGCAATCATAGTAGTTGTCCTGTTTGTTGGTGAGATACTAACCCATCGGATGGAAGAAAGCACAACAAAAGAGATAATCTCATATAAGGATACGGTTGAAGGTTTTTTTAGAGATAAAGAAAAACAGGCGATCCTTTATGCTGAACTCCTTGCCGATGAAAGGAGGATATTGAAGAACTATGGTGGAAAACAGCTTATGGGGCTTTCCCATCTGGGTCTGTTCATGCAGGAAGGCCTTAAGATATACCTTGAACCATTACGGTATCTAAAAGAAGGAGATACAACACAAAAAGAGTTAATAAAGAAAGGCTTATCTGGCGAACTTATATCAGGGTTTATCCCAAAGCCCCAAGGCGATGCAATTAAACTCGATTTCGATGTCATGGCACCTATCGATAGAGGCGAGATTATCATGGTTGGGTTCGGTTTCGATGACGAATATTTAAAACGAATAAAGAAAAAGATAGGAAACGATATTTTTATTCTTTACGGGAATAGAATTGTGGCATCTACCTTGAAAACACCAGACGAGAAAAAAGAGATACAGAAAAAGATCACGCCAGAGCTTATTGACAAAGTGACAAAAAGGGGGGAGTCCGTAGTCGAACGGCTCTTTTTTGAAAAGAAACAATACAAAGCTATATTTGCACCCCTCAAGGGAAATGGGGTTAGTAAGGCTATATTCGGTATTGTTATGTCCACGAATGACCTCGTCCTTGCAAAAAAGAAGATCATTGTTAATTATATCGCAATATCCCTATCAATCTTGGTTGTCCTGAGTCTTATAAACTATCTTATTGTAAAAAGAAGCCTTAGACCCCTCAAAAGGCTTTCAGCAATGGCAAACAGGGTAGCAAGAGGCGACCTTTCGCAGAGGGTTAATATAGAATCATCTGATGAAATTGGTATAGTGGCATCCTCATTTAATAATATGGTTAAGTCACTCATAATGGAACAGGAAACGCTCAACCTTACCATCAAACAGATGATAAGACAGGAAAAATTTGCCTCTATTGGAGAAATAGCAGCCGGGATTGCACATGAAATTGGAAACTCCCTCGCAATAATTGTGTCGTATTCCAAACTCCTACTTAACAGGGGTTATGATGAAGATACCAGAGAATGCCTTAACTACATAAGGGATGCCGCCACGAGGATGGACAGGATTACTAAAAACCTCCTCATGTATGCAAAGCCCTCATACCAGCAAGAGCCCTTAGATATAAACAAGGTCATAGAGGACTCCATCTCCGTCGTCACCTTTCAGTATGGAGAAACAAATACCTGCAGGGTTGAGAAAAAATTCAGCGAAAATCTCCCCCAAGTCATGGGAAATAAGGGTGAACTTCAGCAGGTCTTTATAAATCTTTTTATCAACTCTATGCAGGCTATGCCTGATGGTGGCACTATATCAATCTCCACTGAACAGGTAGATAAGGATATCGTTATAGAGGTAATCGACACTGGAGAGGGCATCCCGCAGGAAAACATTGGAAGGATATTTGATCCATTTTTTACCACAAAGCCCAAAGGCACAGGCCTTGGACTCAGTATAACCCAGCGTATAATAGAGAACCATAAGGGAGAAATTATGGTATGCAGCGAATTGGGTAAAGGTGCATCCTTTATAATAAGACTACCAGCTGCTCAGTGA
- the rpsI gene encoding 30S ribosomal protein S9 — MAEIYYNATGKRKSSIARVFLKPGKGEFTINNKPLDKYFGRETLKMIVRQPLELTNTIGKYDVYVNVYGGGISGQAGAIKHGIAKALLEIDSELKARLKKEGFLTRDSRVKERKKYGQKGARKRFQYSKR; from the coding sequence ATGGCAGAGATATATTATAATGCAACAGGCAAAAGAAAGAGTTCTATAGCAAGGGTCTTTCTAAAACCAGGAAAAGGTGAATTCACTATAAATAATAAACCATTAGATAAATATTTTGGCAGAGAGACGCTGAAAATGATTGTCCGTCAACCCCTTGAACTAACAAATACAATCGGTAAGTATGATGTGTATGTGAATGTGTATGGAGGTGGTATATCAGGTCAGGCTGGAGCTATCAAACATGGTATAGCTAAGGCATTATTAGAGATCGATTCCGAGTTGAAGGCTCGGTTGAAGAAAGAAGGTTTTTTAACAAGAGACTCAAGGGTAAAGGAACGGAAAAAATATGGTCAAAAAGGAGCAAGAAAGAGGTTCCAGTACTCCAAGAGATAA
- the rplM gene encoding 50S ribosomal protein L13 yields MKTVMARKEDIAKNWYVVDGEGMILGRFASQVAAILRGKHKPVFTPSVDMGDFVIVINAEKVRLTGKKVLNKVYYHHSGYPGGLKATTAEKLIKENPEKVVRMAIWGMLPKNKLGRTMRQRLKVYRGNEHPHSAQKPQMLKLKLKLNP; encoded by the coding sequence ATGAAGACTGTTATGGCAAGAAAAGAAGATATTGCGAAAAATTGGTATGTAGTTGATGGTGAAGGTATGATTCTGGGGAGGTTTGCTTCGCAGGTGGCAGCTATACTCAGAGGCAAACACAAGCCTGTATTTACCCCCAGTGTGGATATGGGAGATTTTGTTATAGTAATAAATGCAGAGAAGGTAAGACTTACAGGGAAAAAGGTTTTAAACAAAGTTTACTACCATCATTCAGGTTATCCAGGTGGTCTAAAGGCAACGACCGCAGAAAAATTGATTAAAGAAAATCCAGAAAAGGTAGTGAGAATGGCTATATGGGGGATGCTGCCCAAAAATAAACTCGGTAGAACTATGAGGCAGAGACTTAAGGTCTACAGAGGTAATGAGCATCCACACAGTGCCCAGAAGCCCCAGATGCTTAAATTAAAACTCAAATTAAATCCGTAA
- the rpsB gene encoding 30S ribosomal protein S2, with translation MSSITMKELLEAGVHFGHQVKRWNPKMKKYIFGERNGIYIIDLQKTLAKFQEAYNFVRDVSQRGEHVLFVGTKKQAQDSVSEEAQKANAYYVNQRWLGGMLTNYSTIKKSIEKLKRLEAMKNDGTYEKLPKKEIAILEKERMRLEKNLSGIKDMPSLPRAVFVIDSKKERIAILEAKKVGIPVIAIVDTNCDPDGIDYIIPGNDDAIRAIRLITSKIADAIIEGRGLAQKSLSAVEPETVGNVEVGKE, from the coding sequence ATGTCATCAATAACAATGAAAGAACTTCTTGAGGCAGGAGTTCATTTTGGACATCAGGTAAAAAGATGGAATCCAAAGATGAAAAAATATATCTTTGGTGAAAGAAATGGTATTTACATAATTGATCTACAGAAGACGCTTGCCAAATTTCAGGAGGCATATAATTTTGTCAGGGATGTTTCTCAGAGAGGTGAGCATGTCCTTTTTGTGGGAACCAAAAAACAGGCGCAGGATTCGGTATCTGAAGAGGCACAGAAGGCTAATGCTTACTATGTCAATCAACGATGGCTTGGAGGTATGCTCACAAATTACAGTACTATTAAAAAAAGTATTGAAAAGCTTAAAAGACTTGAAGCGATGAAGAATGATGGAACTTATGAGAAACTGCCAAAGAAAGAAATTGCAATACTTGAGAAGGAACGGATGAGGCTTGAGAAAAACCTCAGTGGCATAAAGGATATGCCGTCTCTCCCTAGAGCGGTATTCGTCATAGATTCTAAGAAAGAAAGGATTGCTATTCTTGAGGCTAAAAAGGTAGGTATCCCGGTTATCGCTATCGTCGATACTAACTGTGACCCTGATGGAATAGATTATATTATACCAGGCAATGATGATGCAATAAGGGCGATAAGACTGATAACCTCCAAGATAGCAGATGCTATAATAGAGGGTAGAGGGCTTGCACAGAAATCCCTCTCCGCAGTAGAACCTGAGACTGTAGGAAATGTAGAGGTTGGGAAGGAGTAA
- the kdsB gene encoding 3-deoxy-manno-octulosonate cytidylyltransferase codes for MGAVVIIPARFNSTRFPGKPLTTILGIPMIQHVYKRTSKATMIERVIVATDDMRVFDAVKGFGGEVVMTSPQHQSGSDRIAEVAKSISYDIIVNVQGDEPLILPEMVDSVVDILNTEPSASIGTLCKKINDVEELLDPNVVKVVFDRDGFAIYFSRSPIPFHRDDWKIADCGMQIADLEHEIECILRFTIHDSRFTAYKHLGIYSYRRDVLLTLSSLQPSSLESLEKLEQLRAIENGFKIKVRETTFDTIGVDTIEDVEKVAKRLKACSERSESNG; via the coding sequence ATGGGGGCTGTGGTTATAATACCGGCAAGATTTAACTCAACGAGATTTCCCGGTAAGCCTCTTACCACGATACTCGGCATACCTATGATCCAGCATGTATATAAAAGGACATCAAAGGCTACCATGATAGAAAGGGTAATTGTTGCAACAGATGACATGCGGGTATTTGATGCAGTAAAAGGGTTTGGTGGCGAGGTTGTAATGACATCTCCACAACATCAATCAGGCAGTGACAGAATTGCAGAGGTGGCTAAAAGTATCTCTTATGATATAATTGTTAATGTTCAGGGAGACGAACCCTTAATACTGCCCGAGATGGTTGATTCTGTTGTGGATATACTTAATACAGAGCCATCAGCGTCCATCGGGACGCTCTGCAAGAAAATAAACGATGTTGAGGAACTCCTTGACCCGAATGTGGTGAAGGTTGTCTTTGATAGAGATGGATTTGCTATCTATTTCTCACGGTCTCCAATACCTTTTCATAGGGACGATTGGAAGATTGCGGATTGCGGAATGCAGATTGCTGATTTGGAGCATGAAATAGAATGTATCTTACGATTCACGATTCATGATTCACGATTCACGGCATATAAACATCTTGGGATTTACAGTTACAGGAGAGATGTCCTGCTCACCCTCTCCAGCCTGCAACCCTCGTCATTAGAATCTCTGGAAAAACTCGAACAGCTCAGGGCGATCGAGAATGGATTTAAGATAAAAGTGAGAGAGACGACATTCGATACAATAGGTGTTGATACAATAGAAGATGTGGAAAAGGTTGCCAAAAGGCTAAAGGCTTGTAGTGAGCGGAGCGAATCTAATGGCTAA
- the tsf gene encoding translation elongation factor Ts has product MISAEVVRELREKTGAGVMDCKSALTESDGNIEKAIEILRGKGLSKAAKKSGRIATEGLIASYIHTGGKIGVLVEVNCETDFVARTDEFHGLVKDIAMQIAATAPSWINREDIPEAMIEKEREIYRSQAMGSRKPEEVIRKIVEGKLDKFYRDNCLMEQPFIKDEEGNTTVQDIVAQKIAKLGENIIIRRFTRYLLGEGYRRIEI; this is encoded by the coding sequence GTGATTTCTGCAGAAGTAGTTAGGGAATTAAGGGAAAAGACAGGGGCAGGAGTAATGGACTGTAAGAGTGCCCTCACAGAATCTGATGGTAATATAGAAAAGGCAATTGAGATACTCAGGGGAAAAGGGCTTTCAAAGGCTGCAAAGAAATCTGGCAGGATTGCTACAGAGGGGCTGATTGCTTCTTATATACATACAGGGGGTAAAATAGGAGTACTTGTAGAGGTAAATTGTGAGACAGACTTTGTAGCACGGACAGATGAATTTCATGGACTGGTAAAAGATATAGCAATGCAGATTGCTGCGACAGCTCCATCATGGATAAATCGGGAAGATATCCCCGAGGCAATGATTGAAAAGGAACGTGAGATATATAGAAGTCAAGCAATGGGATCTAGAAAACCAGAAGAGGTTATTAGAAAAATAGTAGAAGGCAAGCTCGATAAATTTTATCGAGACAACTGTTTGATGGAACAACCCTTTATTAAGGACGAAGAAGGTAATACAACCGTACAGGATATTGTCGCCCAGAAGATTGCAAAACTTGGTGAAAACATTATTATTAGACGTTTTACCAGATACCTCCTGGGAGAGGGGTACAGAAGGATTGAGATCTAA